One window of the Parasphingopyxis algicola genome contains the following:
- a CDS encoding enoyl-CoA hydratase/isomerase family protein, protein MSAHDFIEMTIRDGIATITLNDPATLNSLNPAMMEAFLTALTDCERGSDADAIIVTGAGRGFCSGANLTSEIVDMRDGAFEEWINEQLNPLASRIASSPLPVIAAVNGPAAGAGCSLALVCDLIVCSASAEFILSFGKIGVAMDLGASWTLMRSIGLHRARHLAMLGTALDAAMAKDWGLALEIFPDGALLEGARKIGSEMLARSTSPALAAMKRQFGFAANSTLDATLEYEAKVQAELVLTDESRTLIDSFGKG, encoded by the coding sequence ATGTCAGCCCACGACTTTATCGAGATGACGATCAGGGACGGCATCGCCACGATCACCTTGAACGACCCGGCGACGCTCAATTCTCTCAATCCTGCGATGATGGAGGCCTTCCTAACGGCGCTGACGGACTGTGAACGAGGATCAGACGCCGATGCGATCATCGTAACCGGTGCCGGCAGAGGATTCTGTTCTGGCGCGAACCTCACGTCCGAGATCGTCGATATGCGAGACGGCGCGTTCGAGGAGTGGATCAACGAGCAGCTCAACCCGCTGGCAAGCAGGATTGCGTCCTCTCCCTTGCCGGTAATTGCCGCTGTGAATGGCCCGGCCGCAGGCGCCGGCTGCAGCCTTGCCCTTGTCTGCGACCTTATCGTCTGTTCGGCATCGGCAGAGTTCATTCTGAGCTTCGGGAAGATCGGCGTTGCCATGGACCTTGGGGCATCGTGGACCTTGATGCGCTCAATCGGGTTGCACCGCGCGAGACATCTGGCGATGCTGGGCACGGCCCTTGACGCGGCCATGGCGAAGGATTGGGGCCTAGCGCTGGAAATCTTTCCGGATGGAGCTTTGCTTGAGGGTGCCCGGAAAATCGGGTCGGAAATGCTGGCCCGCTCCACATCGCCGGCGCTTGCCGCGATGAAACGGCAGTTCGGCTTCGCGGCAAATTCGACCCTCGATGCAACGCTGGAATATGAAGCGAAAGTACAGGCCGAACTGGTTCTGACGGACGAGTCGCGGACCTTGATCGATTCCTTCGGGAAAGGGTGA
- a CDS encoding acyl-CoA dehydrogenase family protein produces the protein MSDICRYGFGPEYQQLFDMVERYSRENLHELSARMDDEDWFPRDEYRKLGALGVLGITLPAEYGGADMDEAAQAMVAHAIAKWNPSISLSYLASDNLCANNLNRHGSAAQREKYLPGICDGSLLGALGLTEPGAGSDALGSMATRARRDGDNYILNGRKLYITNGPEADLVLVYAKTSPEHGAHGISAFVVERGFSGFGIEKELDKMGYRGSPTGELVFEDCIVPAENLIGEENKGVRVVMSGLDLERALLAAHCVGICERALELSVEFAKGREQFGTAIGNHQLVQRMLAHMYTETASMRGFCYQILKECEGLSDDEVGHGEIHMRTAASVLLAGRAINRVLDNGMQIHGGMGFMREMEINRLYRCAKILEIGAGTREIRELIIGGELVK, from the coding sequence ATGTCGGACATTTGCAGATATGGCTTCGGCCCGGAATACCAGCAATTGTTCGACATGGTTGAACGCTATTCGCGGGAAAATTTGCACGAGCTCTCGGCCAGAATGGATGACGAGGACTGGTTTCCCAGAGACGAGTATCGCAAGCTCGGCGCGCTCGGGGTTTTGGGGATTACACTGCCGGCCGAATATGGCGGCGCCGACATGGACGAAGCGGCGCAGGCCATGGTCGCTCACGCAATCGCCAAGTGGAATCCGTCGATTTCGCTCAGCTACCTGGCGAGCGACAATCTCTGCGCAAACAATTTGAACCGGCATGGCAGCGCTGCCCAGCGCGAGAAATATCTGCCGGGAATATGCGACGGCTCGCTCCTCGGTGCCTTGGGGCTGACCGAACCGGGCGCCGGGTCCGATGCGCTTGGCAGCATGGCGACACGCGCGCGCCGGGACGGCGACAATTACATTCTGAACGGCAGGAAGCTCTATATCACCAACGGACCCGAAGCCGATTTGGTACTCGTCTACGCCAAGACATCTCCCGAGCATGGCGCGCACGGCATCTCCGCTTTTGTGGTGGAGCGCGGCTTTTCCGGGTTTGGCATCGAAAAAGAACTCGACAAGATGGGCTATCGCGGAAGTCCGACCGGTGAATTGGTCTTTGAAGACTGTATCGTTCCCGCCGAGAATCTGATCGGCGAAGAGAATAAGGGTGTCAGGGTCGTCATGAGCGGGCTTGATCTCGAGCGGGCCCTGCTTGCCGCCCATTGCGTCGGGATATGCGAAAGAGCGTTGGAGCTGTCGGTTGAGTTCGCAAAAGGCCGGGAGCAGTTCGGCACAGCTATCGGGAACCATCAGCTCGTCCAGCGCATGTTGGCGCACATGTATACCGAAACGGCGTCGATGCGCGGCTTCTGCTATCAGATCCTGAAGGAATGCGAAGGCCTGAGCGACGATGAAGTTGGCCATGGAGAGATTCACATGAGGACCGCAGCCAGCGTTTTGCTCGCCGGGCGCGCGATCAACCGGGTCCTTGACAATGGAATGCAGATCCATGGCGGAATGGGCTTTATGCGCGAGATGGAAATCAACCGGCTGTATCGGTGCGCCAAGATCCTGGAGATCGGCGCCGGAACCAGGGAAATTCGCGAACTGATTATCGGCGGAGAGCTCGTCAAGTAG
- a CDS encoding CoA-transferase translates to MEHDPTAYATKELLAAFISGEIADDDAVSFPAGIPEIRAGVFLANLTHAPNLKIQTTMSAVNVQLADRLEDFDSAMDWRFHRFAEGYYLHHECFDFAGKHSTAFFVGGLQIDKFGNTNLIGTGKGPQNLAFRGPGSLGSTSMATQAGRYYIYTNAHSKRIFVEKCDFISAFGWGEGGADARTKLGLPGGGPKYVITPLCVMDFEEQSKALRLKYLHPGVSKDQVVSETGFELVIPETVETTPIPTGSELKLLRERVDVAGRLRA, encoded by the coding sequence ATGGAACACGATCCCACTGCTTATGCGACCAAGGAACTTCTCGCCGCGTTCATATCCGGGGAAATCGCGGATGATGATGCGGTTTCGTTCCCGGCGGGCATTCCGGAGATCCGGGCTGGCGTTTTTCTCGCCAATCTCACGCATGCGCCGAACCTCAAGATCCAAACGACCATGTCCGCCGTGAACGTCCAGCTTGCTGACAGGCTGGAAGATTTTGATTCCGCCATGGATTGGCGCTTCCATCGCTTCGCGGAAGGCTATTATCTGCATCACGAATGTTTCGACTTTGCCGGAAAGCATTCGACCGCCTTCTTCGTGGGTGGGCTCCAGATAGACAAGTTCGGCAACACGAACCTTATCGGAACGGGCAAGGGTCCCCAAAATCTTGCGTTTCGCGGGCCGGGTTCCCTGGGTTCGACGTCGATGGCGACGCAGGCCGGGCGCTATTACATTTACACGAACGCGCATTCCAAGCGGATCTTCGTGGAAAAGTGCGATTTCATCTCCGCTTTTGGCTGGGGTGAGGGCGGTGCCGATGCGCGGACCAAGCTGGGCCTGCCGGGCGGTGGTCCCAAATATGTGATTACGCCGTTGTGCGTGATGGACTTCGAGGAGCAAAGCAAAGCGTTGCGCCTGAAATACCTACATCCCGGAGTCTCCAAGGATCAGGTAGTAAGCGAAACCGGCTTCGAACTTGTGATTCCGGAAACGGTGGAAACGACGCCGATCCCTACCGGGAGCGAGCTGAAGTTATTGCGGGAACGTGTCGATGTGGCCGGCAGGCTGCGCGCATAG
- a CDS encoding enoyl-CoA hydratase/isomerase family protein has protein sequence MDFSNIILEKSERIATITLDRPNALNSLSSALLAELEKALIEVEQDDEIDVLIVTAAGDKAFCAGMDLRDFEAGNTDLSFTKRVLDKLEDLSKPTIAAITDGYCITGGLEFALSCDILVASDKAVFGDTHSRINVSGGGATARMPRLIGLMQAKYLIFTSQFIDAEQAKEMGLVIDVFPSAELLEGARGIATKMLEQDQKILRKMKELLNRGWRTDLYGAWCLEEAECRRGMEAQMASGFKMDDAVGQARSDAGAGDQ, from the coding sequence ATGGATTTCAGCAATATCATTCTGGAGAAGTCGGAGAGAATCGCGACCATAACCCTTGACAGGCCGAACGCTCTCAACAGCTTGAGTTCCGCGCTGCTCGCCGAGCTCGAAAAGGCGCTGATAGAGGTCGAGCAGGACGATGAGATTGACGTCCTCATCGTGACTGCCGCCGGCGACAAGGCGTTCTGTGCGGGGATGGATCTTCGCGACTTCGAAGCCGGCAACACCGATCTGAGTTTCACCAAGCGCGTGCTCGACAAGCTTGAGGATTTGAGCAAGCCGACCATTGCAGCGATTACCGACGGCTACTGCATCACCGGCGGTCTCGAATTCGCGCTGTCGTGCGACATCCTGGTTGCGTCCGACAAGGCGGTGTTCGGAGATACGCACAGCAGGATCAACGTGAGCGGCGGTGGGGCAACGGCGCGGATGCCGAGATTGATAGGCCTTATGCAGGCCAAATACCTCATCTTTACCAGCCAGTTTATTGACGCCGAGCAGGCCAAGGAAATGGGCCTTGTTATCGATGTCTTCCCTTCCGCGGAATTGCTGGAGGGCGCGCGGGGAATCGCGACGAAGATGCTCGAGCAGGATCAGAAGATTCTTCGAAAAATGAAGGAATTGCTGAATCGTGGCTGGAGGACGGATCTCTACGGTGCCTGGTGCCTAGAGGAGGCCGAGTGTCGTCGCGGCATGGAAGCGCAGATGGCCAGCGGTTTCAAGATGGATGATGCGGTCGGCCAAGCGAGATCGGACGCGGGAGCCGGCGATCAGTGA
- a CDS encoding AraC family transcriptional regulator, which yields MKYTTYSGFQAIVRAMEHYGIERDAITTKHGIHIPEIADSGQHISPKLTEQLLRLAVNEIDDPAFPLKVAEYISPSTFGEFSIGLLTSSSLRNFLLRFAKYYPYIATTQKLRLVQSPDEVILISHFAEKSISEDLRSVWTEVTLAFVFRFMRLMGRPDYSALKIELTSKFRGQNSERYREFFGVVPEFGSTRNAMHLPLAGIDDHLANGGSEIAVEYEIRIAAKISEIEQSSLPLRVHAFLVKELPQQILSKEIVASHFAMSPKTFQNRLGEAGTSYQQLLDQARRELAELYLPFPDITLAEVADLVGYSDASNFCRAYKRWTGHVPRAG from the coding sequence ATGAAATACACCACCTATTCCGGCTTTCAGGCCATTGTGCGCGCCATGGAGCATTACGGTATCGAGCGAGATGCGATTACCACCAAACATGGAATCCACATTCCGGAAATTGCCGATAGCGGTCAGCACATTTCTCCTAAATTGACGGAGCAGCTCCTGCGCCTTGCGGTGAACGAGATCGACGATCCCGCTTTCCCCCTTAAAGTGGCCGAATATATTTCCCCCTCCACCTTCGGCGAGTTTTCCATCGGGCTGCTGACCAGTTCGAGCTTGCGAAACTTCCTTTTGCGGTTCGCGAAATATTATCCCTACATTGCGACGACCCAGAAACTTCGCCTTGTCCAAAGCCCTGATGAGGTCATCCTGATCAGCCACTTTGCGGAAAAGTCGATCAGCGAGGATTTGCGATCGGTGTGGACGGAAGTCACCCTGGCCTTTGTGTTCCGGTTTATGAGGCTGATGGGTCGGCCGGATTACAGTGCGCTCAAGATCGAGTTGACCAGCAAATTCCGGGGACAGAACAGCGAAAGATATCGCGAATTCTTCGGTGTAGTCCCTGAATTCGGATCGACCAGGAACGCGATGCATCTTCCCCTGGCTGGAATTGACGATCATTTGGCAAACGGCGGTTCGGAAATCGCAGTGGAATATGAAATACGGATTGCCGCGAAAATCTCCGAAATCGAACAGAGCAGCCTGCCACTTCGCGTGCATGCGTTCCTGGTAAAGGAATTACCGCAGCAAATCCTGTCCAAGGAGATTGTCGCATCGCATTTTGCCATGAGCCCGAAGACCTTTCAAAACCGGCTGGGCGAGGCGGGGACGAGCTATCAACAATTGCTTGATCAGGCCCGTCGCGAGCTGGCTGAGTTATATCTGCCATTTCCCGATATCACCCTCGCCGAGGTCGCCGACCTTGTCGGTTATAGCGATGCCAGCAATTTTTGCCGCGCCTACAAGCGATGGACCGGGCATGTGCCGCGGGCCGGTTGA
- a CDS encoding AMP-dependent synthetase/ligase gives MLMLLQNEDLLGSFRRHRAERGDDLYLIDHRTRSYTWSESVDAIEAIAKSLAKLIDGAGERIAILSDNCAEWILADWGIMLSGHVSSPLFTTMMAEKLAYVVVQLDVKLLFLGNAANWEAVEAILPDGITVVSLPHIETAPGTMPFADFVALGEAQALPQSGDPDALCSLILTSGTTGYPKAVMHSQRSLLNVAQSFMQLTGQEDLDENRLFCHLPLAHIGEKTVSVVQSVLTGASITFSRGPDYFIEDLRRARPTLMLAVPRIWERLLAAALEHFRISGDNSESTADVQQSGDSGAAVREHLGLQDVTCFISGGAICPPYVKREFRQFGIDISDFYGQTEILPLTYQDGGAAVPDSVGTAAPGFDVAIGSDGEILGRGPGIALGYFQDEAKTAQTFKDGWVHTGDKGRIDDNGYLFITGRVSEEFKTAKGKFVAPGPIEKRYSEIELVEQCALVGLGLTQPVILCTLSETAQELAEDAVERQLLADTASLNRDLEPHERIGAILVCRAPWTIEDGLLTHTQKIIRAKLAESVAGEISQLATELSAGSRGFVRWN, from the coding sequence ATGCTTATGCTGCTGCAGAATGAGGATTTACTGGGCAGCTTCAGGCGGCACCGCGCAGAACGGGGCGATGATCTTTACCTGATCGACCATCGCACACGGTCCTACACCTGGAGCGAAAGCGTCGACGCGATCGAAGCGATCGCCAAATCCTTGGCCAAGCTTATCGACGGCGCGGGCGAGCGCATAGCGATCCTGTCCGACAATTGTGCCGAGTGGATCCTGGCTGATTGGGGTATCATGCTCAGCGGTCACGTTTCATCCCCGCTCTTCACGACGATGATGGCCGAAAAGCTTGCATATGTCGTCGTCCAACTGGACGTGAAACTGCTTTTCCTCGGAAACGCCGCGAACTGGGAAGCTGTCGAGGCAATCCTGCCCGATGGCATCACGGTCGTCTCCTTGCCGCATATCGAAACCGCGCCGGGCACGATGCCGTTCGCGGACTTCGTCGCACTGGGAGAGGCGCAGGCATTACCGCAATCCGGAGATCCGGACGCGCTTTGCAGCCTGATACTGACCTCGGGCACTACAGGCTATCCGAAAGCGGTGATGCACTCGCAGCGGTCGCTGCTCAACGTCGCGCAGTCCTTCATGCAGCTCACCGGCCAGGAGGACTTGGATGAGAACCGCCTGTTTTGCCATTTGCCGTTGGCGCATATCGGCGAGAAAACCGTGAGCGTCGTCCAGTCGGTGCTTACCGGGGCCAGCATTACGTTCAGCCGCGGGCCAGATTATTTCATCGAAGATCTCAGGCGCGCCCGACCTACTCTGATGCTGGCCGTGCCGAGAATTTGGGAACGCCTTCTGGCCGCCGCTCTCGAACATTTTCGGATCTCAGGCGACAATTCCGAAAGTACGGCTGACGTACAGCAATCCGGGGATTCTGGAGCTGCGGTAAGGGAGCATCTCGGGCTGCAAGACGTGACCTGTTTCATCAGTGGCGGGGCGATCTGCCCGCCTTATGTGAAACGCGAATTTCGCCAGTTCGGGATCGATATCTCGGACTTCTACGGACAAACCGAAATCCTCCCTCTGACATATCAGGACGGCGGAGCGGCTGTGCCGGACAGTGTCGGGACTGCAGCGCCCGGGTTCGACGTGGCGATCGGTTCCGACGGCGAAATTCTCGGCCGCGGTCCGGGCATAGCGCTGGGATATTTCCAGGATGAGGCCAAGACGGCGCAGACGTTCAAGGATGGATGGGTGCACACCGGCGACAAAGGCCGGATCGATGACAACGGCTATCTGTTCATCACCGGACGGGTCAGTGAAGAGTTCAAGACTGCAAAAGGCAAGTTCGTCGCGCCCGGGCCGATCGAGAAACGATATTCGGAAATCGAACTGGTCGAACAATGTGCGCTGGTCGGCCTTGGCCTGACCCAGCCGGTCATTCTTTGCACTCTCAGTGAGACCGCCCAGGAGCTCGCCGAGGATGCAGTCGAACGGCAGCTGCTAGCCGATACCGCATCACTAAATCGCGATCTGGAGCCGCATGAGCGGATCGGGGCCATCCTTGTTTGCCGGGCCCCTTGGACGATCGAGGACGGCCTTCTCACACACACGCAGAAGATCATTCGCGCAAAGCTGGCGGAAAGCGTCGCCGGCGAGATCTCGCAATTGGCGACGGAGTTGTCCGCCGGATCCAGGGGATTTGTCCGGTGGAACTAG
- a CDS encoding SDR family NAD(P)-dependent oxidoreductase codes for MPVEAGNIRRTGNSMQRLSGKVAIVTGAGRGIGRAHALALAAEGAKVVVNDYGGELDGQGGSMSPAETVVSEIASSGGEAVANFDDVVSPDGGQSIVDTALEAFGRIDVLVNNAGNYRPKMIFNMPFDDWDAVVKVHLYGHFNCIRAVSGIFREQRSGRIINTASEAWLGEAAVSNYGAAKAGIVGLTRVVARDLGKYGVTCNCICPRASTRMTEGLAFDQSAEREGLSDVLSKLEPEDVSPLVAYLATEGAKDINGQVFLASGGLIALFSEPRPIKTIAKDGRWTVDEISRLVPQTLAAELENPAPAKEG; via the coding sequence ATGCCTGTCGAAGCGGGCAATATACGGAGGACAGGTAATTCGATGCAACGTCTGAGCGGAAAGGTCGCGATCGTCACCGGGGCCGGCAGGGGCATTGGCCGGGCTCACGCTCTGGCCTTGGCTGCCGAAGGCGCCAAGGTCGTCGTCAATGATTACGGCGGAGAGCTGGACGGGCAAGGGGGCTCGATGAGCCCGGCCGAAACCGTCGTGTCGGAAATTGCCTCCAGCGGAGGCGAAGCTGTCGCGAACTTCGATGACGTTGTGAGCCCTGACGGCGGGCAAAGCATTGTCGACACCGCGCTGGAGGCATTTGGCCGAATAGATGTGCTGGTCAACAATGCGGGCAATTATCGCCCGAAGATGATCTTCAACATGCCGTTCGACGATTGGGATGCGGTCGTCAAAGTACATCTCTATGGGCATTTCAACTGCATTCGCGCGGTTTCGGGAATCTTCCGGGAACAGAGGAGCGGACGCATTATCAACACCGCGTCCGAAGCGTGGTTGGGCGAAGCCGCCGTGTCCAATTATGGCGCCGCGAAAGCAGGGATCGTCGGCCTCACGCGCGTGGTTGCCCGTGATCTGGGCAAATATGGCGTCACCTGCAACTGCATCTGCCCAAGGGCCTCGACGCGCATGACCGAGGGCCTGGCCTTCGACCAGAGCGCCGAGAGGGAAGGTTTATCGGACGTCCTGAGCAAGCTGGAGCCTGAAGATGTCAGCCCGCTGGTCGCTTATCTTGCGACCGAGGGCGCCAAAGACATCAACGGCCAGGTGTTCCTCGCAAGCGGAGGCCTGATCGCACTGTTCTCCGAACCCCGGCCGATAAAGACGATCGCCAAGGACGGTCGCTGGACGGTCGACGAGATCAGCCGGCTCGTTCCGCAAACCCTCGCCGCTGAGCTCGAAAACCCCGCCCCGGCGAAGGAGGGGTAA
- a CDS encoding thiolase C-terminal domain-containing protein, translated as MSALRNACSIAGIGQTDYLVDSGRDPLLLALEAIGSAVDDAGLRPSDIDGIVTSSIDASGSEQFIASNLGLSNVSYTSEVTGLGGAACATVAHAAMAVASGMANHVVCFRAFTPFDFMQGAKHNQSTLWAKASGVGEFLRPFGWSAMIDTFAMGCRRHMHEYGTTSAQLGAIAVAARKHAAMNPRAIRRDPITIDDHQNSAFVTQPLRELDCLISANDGACAMIVTTTERAKDLKRPPARIMAAAQSLGSHPGLLWELSPFKPTITESEAAHIAPRLYRMAGLGPQDIDVAQLYDCYTYTQLLLLEDYGFCEKGEGGSFAEDGRIEIGGELPVNTHGGHLGEAYIHGFTHILEGVKQLRGTSTAQVQGAETTLVASAVPGPTSALILGKQ; from the coding sequence ATGAGTGCGCTCCGAAACGCGTGCTCGATTGCCGGGATTGGTCAGACCGATTATCTGGTGGATTCCGGCAGAGACCCGCTTCTCCTCGCGCTGGAAGCAATCGGTAGTGCCGTCGACGATGCTGGGCTGCGGCCGTCGGACATCGATGGCATCGTGACGTCGTCAATCGACGCCTCCGGATCAGAGCAGTTCATCGCTTCCAATCTCGGCTTGTCGAATGTCAGCTACACATCAGAAGTCACCGGCCTTGGAGGCGCGGCCTGTGCTACCGTCGCCCATGCCGCGATGGCGGTGGCGAGCGGCATGGCAAACCATGTGGTCTGCTTCAGGGCGTTTACGCCGTTCGATTTCATGCAAGGGGCAAAGCACAATCAATCGACGCTCTGGGCAAAAGCCTCGGGCGTAGGCGAGTTCCTGCGGCCGTTCGGCTGGTCGGCGATGATCGACACGTTCGCGATGGGCTGCCGCCGGCACATGCACGAATATGGTACGACCAGCGCCCAACTCGGCGCGATCGCGGTGGCCGCGCGCAAACATGCCGCGATGAACCCCAGGGCGATCAGGCGGGATCCGATAACGATCGACGATCATCAGAATTCGGCCTTCGTTACGCAGCCGCTGAGAGAGCTGGACTGTCTCATCTCCGCCAATGACGGCGCCTGCGCGATGATCGTGACGACGACCGAGCGGGCAAAAGACCTCAAGCGTCCGCCGGCCAGGATCATGGCCGCGGCCCAGTCGCTTGGCTCGCATCCCGGTCTGTTGTGGGAGCTGTCGCCCTTCAAACCGACGATTACCGAGAGCGAGGCAGCCCATATCGCGCCCAGACTTTATCGGATGGCCGGTCTCGGCCCGCAGGATATCGACGTGGCGCAGTTATATGATTGCTACACCTATACCCAACTCTTGCTGCTTGAGGATTACGGCTTTTGCGAGAAGGGCGAAGGCGGATCGTTCGCGGAAGACGGGCGCATAGAGATCGGCGGAGAGCTGCCGGTAAACACGCATGGAGGCCATCTGGGCGAGGCCTATATTCACGGCTTCACGCACATTCTGGAGGGTGTGAAACAGCTGAGGGGAACCTCGACTGCCCAGGTTCAGGGTGCGGAAACAACTCTGGTCGCCAGCGCCGTTCCCGGTCCGACAAGCGCATTGATCCTGGGGAAGCAATGA
- a CDS encoding CoA transferase subunit A translates to MRKSRILAEDDALDLIEDGMTVSIGGHLNSAHPMALIRGIIRRQVKDLTIVTSAQGGPDIGFLIAAGCVRKLITSGVHAESLAAIDPCYRFAAQSGEVEIWEADEGICYAGLRAAAQGLPFTTWHGGVGTSIPELNPDLKVIEDPFTGKPILAVPAIKPDVAILHAACADAYGNVRHVHGWGDRAHYRAADKTIVQVEKIISNEDIRRDPSRTSIIGADVIVRAPYGAHPFASPEFYLEDREFIAEYVALANSSYKNGEMAELNAFVRDRFVSPRDHVEYLERIGVRRLLSLQEY, encoded by the coding sequence TTGCGGAAGAGCAGAATTCTTGCCGAGGACGATGCGCTCGATCTGATCGAAGACGGCATGACCGTCTCGATTGGCGGACATCTGAATTCGGCGCACCCAATGGCCCTCATCAGGGGGATCATTCGAAGACAGGTCAAAGACCTCACGATCGTCACTTCGGCGCAGGGAGGGCCGGACATCGGATTCCTGATCGCTGCCGGATGCGTGCGTAAACTGATCACCTCCGGCGTTCACGCCGAAAGTCTGGCGGCCATAGATCCGTGCTACCGATTTGCCGCGCAAAGCGGTGAAGTCGAAATCTGGGAAGCTGACGAAGGTATTTGCTATGCGGGATTGAGAGCCGCAGCCCAGGGCCTGCCATTCACGACCTGGCATGGCGGAGTCGGAACGTCCATTCCCGAACTCAACCCGGATTTGAAGGTAATCGAGGATCCGTTCACGGGAAAACCGATACTCGCGGTTCCGGCGATCAAACCCGATGTCGCGATCCTGCATGCAGCGTGCGCAGACGCCTATGGCAATGTACGGCACGTGCACGGATGGGGTGACCGGGCCCATTATCGCGCGGCCGACAAGACGATCGTGCAGGTCGAAAAAATTATATCCAACGAGGATATCCGGCGCGATCCGTCGCGCACCTCGATCATCGGCGCGGACGTTATCGTCCGAGCACCCTATGGCGCCCATCCTTTCGCCAGTCCCGAATTTTATCTGGAGGATCGCGAATTCATCGCGGAATACGTCGCACTCGCCAACAGCTCATACAAGAATGGCGAGATGGCAGAGTTGAACGCGTTTGTCCGTGACAGGTTCGTCTCGCCCAGGGATCATGTGGAATACCTGGAACGTATCGGCGTGAGGCGTCTGTTATCGCTGCAAGAATATTGA
- a CDS encoding Zn-ribbon domain-containing OB-fold protein, which yields MTDYARPLPKITSETMPFWEGCKSHELRIQRCASCARFRFPPQKMCRHCNSLEANWDSVSGEGTVYSFTVPSQPSPGELAARGFDYPFAVVLVELDGTGGVRIASNIVECSIEDIEIGMPVEVTFERVTDEVVLPKFRPA from the coding sequence ATGACCGATTATGCCAGGCCGCTGCCCAAGATTACCAGCGAGACGATGCCATTCTGGGAAGGATGCAAGTCGCACGAGTTGAGGATCCAAAGATGTGCGTCCTGCGCGCGATTTCGTTTTCCTCCCCAGAAGATGTGCCGCCACTGCAATTCCCTCGAAGCGAATTGGGACTCGGTAAGCGGAGAGGGGACTGTCTACAGTTTCACGGTTCCTTCCCAACCCTCCCCGGGCGAGCTCGCCGCGCGCGGCTTCGACTATCCATTTGCGGTAGTTCTGGTCGAACTCGACGGTACGGGCGGCGTTAGAATTGCAAGCAACATCGTCGAGTGTTCGATCGAAGATATTGAGATCGGGATGCCGGTCGAAGTGACCTTCGAGCGAGTTACCGATGAGGTCGTGCTGCCAAAATTCAGGCCGGCCTGA